The Candidatus Saccharimonadales bacterium DNA window TGCAAAACCTCTGGCTGCCGCCATCTTCTTAATCATCAATGGGCTGATCCTGCTACTTGGCGATAGGTTAGTGAAGGTGGGACGCCATCGGCGGGCCGATTTTAGTCTAACTCAAACCACGGCTAATCTAGCCAGTTTAAGTTTCAAAGACAGCTTAGTTATCGGCACCATGCAGATTTTGGCCCTATTTGCCGGCATCTCTCGATCGGGCATTACCATGGTTGGGGGTCTCTGGCGCGGCCTGGATCACGAAGACGCCGCCCGGTTTTCTTTTTTGCTGGCGACGCCAATCATTTTGGCGGCCGGCTTGTATAAACTGCCCGATCTGTTGGGTCCAAACGGCAATGATGTTCGTGGTCAAATTCTAGCTGGCAGTTTGGCAGCAGGGCTGGCGGCTTATTTGACGGTTCGCTTCCTCGATCGCTTTTTCCAAGCTAATCGACTTAAGCCCTTTGCCATCTATTGCATCAGTTTTGGGTTGTTGATGATGCTGGTTATTCACTAGAGCTTGCCGGCAAGCAATCCTTTCTGATAACCTTATCCCACATATGAAGACCGAAATTACGACTCTACCAAATAAGCTAAAAATTGTGACCTGCGAGATGCCGGGGGCCCGGAGCGTCTCAGTTTCGATTTTGGTGGCGGCTGGCGGTCGCACAGAAGATTTCGATACTCAGGGCGGTGCCTCCCATTTCTTGGAGCACATCCTCTTCAAAGGCACCAAGAACTGGCCAACAGCCCAGCAAATTTCGGGCGATATCGATGCCGTCGGCGGACTCAACAACGCCTACACGTCCAACGATATGACTAGTTTTTACATTAAGCTGCCCAAAGCCCATCTGGGCCTGGCCCTAGATATATTGGCCGATATGATTATGAACCCACTCTTTGACGCCGAGGAAATTGATCGAGAACGGGGCGTTATAATTGAGGAAATCAACTGGCGCCGCCACGATGACCCCATGCAATTCGTCGAAGTTCTACTGCCGCCGTTGTTGTGGCCCGACGATCCGCTCAAGCAAGACGTGGGCGGCAAAGACGAGGTCATTCGCAGCATTGAGCGCCAAACCATTATCGATTATAAAGAAACCTTCTATCAGCCGGGGAATATGGTTGTGAGTGTGGCTGGCGGCGCCAAACACGAGGAGGTCGTGGCCCAAGTCAAAGGCCTCATGGGTGGCTTAAAAGCAAAGGCGGTTCCCAAAATTGTGCCGGTACGAGATCGCTTGTCCAAGGACCGAACGGCCATTTATACTAAACCGACCGCCCAAGCCCACTTCCTGATTGGCTCTCGCGCCTACCCGTACTTACACAAAGATGATCCAGCTTGTGGGGTGCTGACAACTATTTTGGGTCAGGGTATGAGCTCACGGTTATTTTTGAATGTGCGAGAACGCAAGGGGCTGGCCTACTCGGTTAATGCCAGCCGCCATAATTATGTCGACACGGGTATTTTCGAAGTTTACGCCGGTGCCAATATCGAAAAAACTGACGAAGCCATTATGGCCGTTCTGGAAGAACTCGAGCGCATTCGTCTGGAACCAGTACCGGCCGATGAATTACAAAAGGCTAAGAACAAAATCCGTGGTGGTTTGCAAATGAGCCTTGAGAGTAACGGTAATGTGGCCGACCGCTTTGGCACCCAACTATTATTACTTGGTAAAATTCGCGATGTTGATGAAACCATCGAGTTAGTCGATGCCGTTACGGCCGATGATGTTCAGCGAGTGGCGGCTGACATACTGGCGCCGAAAAAGCTCAGAATGGCCATTATCGCCTCCGATGGCTCCAGCGCCAAACTTAAATTTGAGGAGTTAATCGGCTAATGGAAAGAACCTTAGTTGTAGTCAAACCCGATGGTGTCCAGCGGGGGTTAACTGGTGAAGTCATCCGCCGCTTGGAGCAAACAGGGTTGAAAGTCGTCGGGCTCAAACTAACCCAAGTTAGCCAAGACATGGCTGAGCAACATTATCCAGCTGATCGCGAGGAGATGATAACTGGGATCGGCCAAAAAAGCCTAGATGATTATAAGAAGCTAAATCTCGATGCTAAAGCCGAATTAGGCACTGATGATCCTAAAAAAATCGGCGAATTGATTCGATCCTGGCTGGCCGATTATCTGACTTCTGGGCCGGTAGTAGCCTTGGTGGTCGAGGGCCCGCATGCAATTGAGTTAGTGCGTAAGTTGGTTGGCAACACTCTGCCCCTATCAGCCGCACCGGGCACCATTCGAGGCGATTTTTCTTATGACTCAGCCTATTTAGGGAACACCCGCAAGCGTCCAATCAAAAACCTTGTCCATGCCTCTGGAAATGCCGCTGAAGCTGAGTTCGAAGTCCCGCTGTGGTTTAAGACCAGCGAATTAGTTAGCTACCGTCGCAGCGACGAAGCACCGATGGAATAATTTGGTACCCCGGGAGGGAATGTGGCTTCGCCACCTCCGCTCAGTGCTCGCCAAAACCAAACAAGTTTGGGATGGCTGCGCGCTTCGCTTCACCGAACCAGCGGGGCTTCTCAACCCTCCAGCAAGAACTGTCGCTAACACGAGGTTAGCACCAGTTCTTGGTACCCCGGGAGGGAATCGAACCCCCGACGCCCTCCTTAGGACGGAGGCGCTCTGTCCACTGAGCTACCGGGGCGCGTCTAGCTAGCAACAATAGCATTATGAACCTGTCCTAGTAAAGACATCGGCTTGCGTATTAGCTTCTAAACAGCTATAACTCCTAAAGTAGATTCCCACTACAGGGGGACAGATGGATTTTGAAAACGTTCTAGCGGCAAACCAGATGGTGCGCCAAGCCATTCAACAGCGTGATGAAGCCGACCAGACCTTGGTTTTGTTCATTCGTTCATTGAAATCGATAGTCGGCCAACTGCTGCAGCGGGTCGTAAAATTCGACTACAACCCGGATGCCAGGACCACTGGCGACAAGGCCCAACGATTCATCGAAAACCAATGGAAGTTCCTAAGGGATCAATCGGCTCCAACGCTGGCCTTCGTGAATGGCTTTGGCATCGATGAAGCTCAAGGCCCTTATTTGGAAGCCATTCCTGTTGGCAAGGCTGAAACTTGGCGCATCTTCCTTGACGGCCTAACAAATGCGACCATCGTCGACGTCGAAAATCTACAACCACAGCCGGGCTAGCCCGGCTTTTCAATTAGCTTATGCTACAATTTAGCCAATGGCTAAGGAGAGCAAACCTAAAAGAGGGTTCCCGGGGCAGCACGAAGGCGAGAAAGTGGAGTTAGTCTTCCACCAGCATCCGCTGGTCATGCGCAAAGCCTTAATTATTGGCATGCTGCTGGTATTACTTGGCGTCATGATCCCATACACCCAAGTTGTCATGCTTAACCACACTACTGGCAACTGGAAACCACTCTGGTTTCTGCTAATAATCGTCGTAGTCATCTGGTTCTATGCTTGGGTCGGCTGGTATTACACGGTTTACATCATGACCGACGAGAGGCTGATCGAAATTAAGCAGCGCGGGTTCTTTAACCGCAAAGTCAGTGAATATGGGCTGGATAAAATCCAGAACATTAATTACCACATCCGTGGCTTCCAAGCTGTTATTTTCCAATTTGGCGATATCGTGGCTCAAACTTTCGTAGGTGATGTCATCATGAAGATGATCCACCGGCCCGTCCAAATTCATAGCCGCATGATCGAGATCGTTCGGCGAGTGGATAGCTCGACACCCTTTAAAAACTAATGTAGCATTTACGGGGTAGGAGAACACTGTGGCCAAAGAACCTGATGCGACTGAATCTGATAAATCAACCAAATCGAACTCAAGCAAAGCCAAAAAATCTAGATTTGCGGCTGTCACTACCAAGGTCAAAGCGGCCACTCAGAAGCTGCCGGTAATTGGCCGTAATAAGTCCGAGGGGGAATCTAAGCCCAAAGATCCCAAGGCACGCCGACGGACCTATATCATGACCGCCGCTGGCGTTTTAGCCGGGGTAATCGTCCTGCTGTTGGTCTTTGGGCTACTGATTTATAAGTATAAAAGCGATAGTCGCTTAACCTACGCTGTGGCCAAGGTGGTACCATACCCGGCCATTCGGGTTGGAAGTGGTTTTGTTAGTTACGGCGAGTATCTCTTTGAGGTGAAATCCATCAAGCAGTATTACCAGAACCAGCCGGGGACCGACACCAAAATTGATTTCAACTCGGCCGACGGCAAAGCTAAGCTGAAAGACCTGAAAAGCCAGGTTATTGATCAGCTCAAAGCCGATGAGGTAACTAGGCAGCTCATCGCCAAGAATAAGATTAAGGTGACCGACAAGGAAGTTAACGACCAGTTGGCCCAAATTACCCAATCGGCCGGTGGTGATCAAAAAGTCCGCGAGGTCCTAACTAAGTACTACGGCTGGACCTATAACGACCTCAAACGAAAAGTTAAATTCCAGCTGGAGAAGCAAAAGCTTCAAGATAAAATCACCAGTGATGCTAGTGCTGACGCTCAAGCCAAGGCCAAGGCCCAAGACGTTTTAAATCAGATTAACGCGGGCGGTGACTTCGCTGAGCTAGCCAAAAAGTACTCCCAAGATTCGACCGCTGCCAATGGTGGGGATCTGGGTTTCTTTGGCCGGGGTCAGATGGTCAAGGAATTTGAGGATGCCGCTTTTGCCCTCCAGCCTGGCCAGGTTTCGGGGTTAGTTAAGACCCAGTACGGCTACCACATCATCAAAGTGACCGACAAAAAGGACGATCAGATCCGGGCGTCCCACATCCTAATCAAGACCATCGACTTCGATCAATACATGCAAGATCAAATCTCAAAAGCCAAAGTTAGTATTTACGTAAAACCCTAATACTAATTCGATCACCAAATTTACTCAATAATTTGGCCAATTGCTAGCGGCCTAGTAATTGAATAATTCTTTCGGTTGAGCTATAAGTAGAATACTCGCGAAATCCGCGGTGTGGACTTTGAAACGGGAGAATTGAAGTGTACTACGGGACCGTCTTTTGGGATGATTTGCCGCTGAAGCGCGGTCACTTTCACCCCAGGCGGGTGGCGGTGATCGGAGTTACAAGGAGCTCGCAAGATCCTTACTGGAGAGTTGGCTGGGTACCAAACTTTGCCGGTGGCAAAGAAGGCTTTCAGATTTATGAGGGCAATGGTGACTTAGCCGGGGACGTCTGTTACTGGCGTGGCAGGGAAGAACGGGTTGTCGTGGACCATCGCCCAGTCCACATTGCCCAACACCCGCTAATGGGCTTGCAAACACCACAATTGGCTTTGGCTAGCACCGTCCAGGAGCACCGAGGGCTCTCGCTCAGCCAAGCCGAACTGGATTTGTTCCAGATCCAGTTGCAGTGTTGGTATGATCTCAGCCCGGAGGACCTGGCTGAGATTTGCGAAAGCCAGGATCGTATGATCGAACGCTTGCAGGGCGCTCGCGATCGCAACAAGGTCGAGGCTCAGCGTCTGCTGATCAGTGCTCGGGGGGTCGAAGATTCCCTGAAGCGCAAGAATCCAGGGGCGACTGCAGCTAAGCATTTGGCCGCTTACAACCGTCAAGATCGCCGGCTGCTTCGAATTGCAGCGACCCAAGTCAGCATTGCCGAGCGGGCTCAATGGATGAACATTTGGTTGGCCGCCCGGCTGGCCGATGAATCCGAACGACTCTGGGACTTCTTGGCCGAGCGCGAAACGCTGCCAGCCAGCGATGTTGATGAGTTCTACAGCCTGGCCTCGGACACTTTGAAGCCGATTAGCCAATTGGTCAACTGGCTCTGCTATGAGCTGCACAGGGGTGGTGGATCAATTGAGGACCACAGGATTCTCCAAGCTGCCAGGGGGGCCTTTGTTCTGCACCAGCTGTCTGGCTTCATCGGCCTGGCTGTCCAGCCCGTGGCTAGCCTGAGCTACAAGCGGGCCGACGCCAATTCAGAGCGCTACTACGAGGCCTTCAATACCAACCTCGAACGCTTAGAACGGGTTCTAAAGAGCCTGAACATCGGCGGCCCCTACACCGAGTTAGGGCGTAAGCTGCACGGCTTGTCGGTTAAGCTCTTGGCCAACGTTAGATCCGGCCACTGGCAACCAGCCATTCAAGTGGCTAGGGAGTTCGAAAACCTTTGGCTCTACCGCAGCAGCGCCGAAGATCACTCCCCCAAGGTTTGGTATCGTCATACTCCGCCTGACCCTAAACCCTGGGAGTTGGTCGAGGCCTACAACCAAATTGAGGAGCCGCCATCTCCGGAACTGATCCGTATCCGCGAAGAGATGGCTACACAAGATCCCTTCGATGGCCTAGAAAATTGAGCCCGAGAAAGATAATTTTCTCGGGCTTTTTGTTATTTTTGGAAACTTAGCGCGAATTCTTTTGGATATTTTGCTAGACACAAGCGTGATAGCCGGTATAGTCTTGGGGTAGGTGAGTGGCCAAGGGGCTACCAAGTACCCGTGGAGGTTGCGACCATGAGGCAGCTGATTGCTGAAATCAACACCGAGACTGCCCACACGCTGGGCGAAGAAAGTGAGGACCGGCGTTGGCAAGAACGGAGTCGTTGTTTGGGGGTTGACCCCGATTTGTTCTTCCCCGAGCGAGGTGCCTCCGAGCGCGAAGCCAAGGGCGTTTGCGCCGGCTGTGAGGTGCGGGTGGACTGCCTGGAGTACGCCTTGCGCAACGGCGAGAAGTTTGGCGTCTGGGGTGGCGCGAGCGAGCGTGAGCGCCGTCGGATGCGCCGGCAGCGGGCGTTGGCTCGCCGGCGGCTCAGCTTGGTCTGAGGCCGACCTTCAGCAAATATCTATGCGGTTATCAAACCGCCAAAAGAGCGGCCTTCGGGCCGCTCCAATCTGTTAAAGACCAAGTTTTTAACCAACAACCAGCTTTATGACTAGGCTAATCCAGGCAATTTATAACTTCGACCGAAAAACCATTTGTAACAATCACCAATGTTGTGATTGCTTTCGAGAGTCTAGGTTAGTATCATGAATCTTAGGAAAGGAGGTGTTGTATGGCAACATCCGTATCCGCCAATAATTTATGGTGGATGATAACTCTAGAGGGCGTAGCCGCCCTGCTGTTTGGTATAGCCGCCATTTTTTGGCCAGGCCTGACGCTAGTCGCCCTGGTTTATATTTTTAGCGCCTATGTCTTAATCAGCGGTATCGTAAATATGGTCATGGGGATCGTTACAATGGGATCCTCAAGCTGGTTCTTCCGCCTGATCGTCGGGCTGGTTGAACTTGGAGTTGGCGTTTATTTGGTGCGCCACCCCGGAGTCACAGCTGCTACCTTGATCCTACTGATCGGGTTCATGCTGATCTTCCGCGGTGTCTTTGGCGCCGTCGCCAGTTTCAGTGACGATGAGGGCAACAAAACCCTTGGCGTCGTTGGGGGCGTGCTAGCTGTTCTAGCTGGCATCATCGTTTTGATGAACCCCGCCGCCGGTGGCGTAGCATTCGTTTGGGTCTTGGGTCTCTACGGACTCATCACCGGTCCACTACTGATCGTCGTGGGCATGGAAACCAAACACCTGATGGAAGCCTAAAGCGCCTTTCGTCAGATCAAAAAGAGCCCCTGGCAAATCGCTGGGGCTCTTTTTGATTTAGGGTAGGGTAGTTTGGTTATCGAGGCGGTCCCGTAAATGTTTCTTGAATTCCAGCCAGGTCAATGCCAGGACGAAGATATCGAATATGGTTAGCAGGGCCAATCCCAGGGTGGGGTGATAACTCAATCGATAGATTTGATAACCAATAAAAATCACCAGGAAGGACATCATCCAAGGATAGGCCCAGAGTTTTTGCTTCAAAACCGCCGCTACCAAAATAATTTTGATCAGGCCGTGCGAAACTAAATAGATAAAACTAAACAGGATCGTGGAGTGAGACAAATGGTGAGCTGCATTTAGCAAATGATTGGCAAAGAAATCGTGCGGATCTTGTGAGAGTTCGTGTTGAGTTAGAATCACCGTAACCTGATTGATGGTATTGATTGGAACGAGCAGCAGCAGGATTCCTCCAACAACTTCCAGCACACCATCTAGACCCTTTAGGAGCATACTGATATTAAAGAACCTATCTACTAATGTCGGAGTTTCCATAAATCTATAGTATCAAAAAAAAGAAACCGCCCCCGCGTGGAGGGCGGCTCTTTGGTGAGCTCGTCCTGACGCGAGGGCGTTAGCTGAAGTAACGGGACGATCCCCGGTACGGGCGAGTGGCCTCCCTCAGTATCTCCTCGAGCCCAGACGGAACTTCTAAGCGCTGCCACGACGTAATTTGGGCTCGGACTGCATTGATTGGATTTCGATCCATGCCCTCTCCGCTGAGGTTGAGCGGCCAAAGGAGCCAGCCCGTCTTGACTGGCCAGCGCAGCTTTGGTCCCATAATGGTTACCGATCCACGGTAATCATTACGTTGAGCTAAACCATAAACGAAGTGCCCGAATGCGCCGTAGCACCAAACCGTGACCTTGTACCCGTCCTTGCGATAAACGAGGCGTCGGGGGTACTTCTGGCCGGGGAAGGACCGGGAAGCGACTCTTGCCAGGATGACTAGAGTGACGAAGCCGGCTATTACCGCCGAAACTACTAGAAGTTTTAACAATGCGACTCCAGGGAACTCCTGCGGTAGCTGCCGCAGCAGATCTTTCAGACCGAGAGATAGCTATGATAATACAACAACAATAATATAAAGTCAATTATGTTGACTGTATGTATGGCTAAGGTTGAAAGATAACCGGTTTCTTGGTAGGATTAATCAGTTTTAGGCATGGGCTCGTAGTGAAGTAGGCCTATCACGCCTCCCTGTCACGGAGGAGATCGCCGGTTCGAATCCGGTCGGGCCCGCCAGGATTAATTTGAGCATTTATTAAACCCCTTTATTCATAAATGTTTGCCCCGCGACGCATCCACTGAGTTGTGGTAACGTCACGGGGCTGTGGATTTACTAGTAATGGGGTGTTTCCGCGTATCTATCGTCGCTGGCGTTTGTCACCTCGACTAACTCCAGGACCAGTGCGGTCCGGCCGTCGAGAGGTCTTACGACGAACCACACGCCTT harbors:
- a CDS encoding DUF2127 domain-containing protein, producing METPTLVDRFFNISMLLKGLDGVLEVVGGILLLLVPINTINQVTVILTQHELSQDPHDFFANHLLNAAHHLSHSTILFSFIYLVSHGLIKIILVAAVLKQKLWAYPWMMSFLVIFIGYQIYRLSYHPTLGLALLTIFDIFVLALTWLEFKKHLRDRLDNQTTLP
- a CDS encoding undecaprenyl-diphosphate phosphatase; the protein is MITYLQAIIIGLLQGVTELFPISSLGHSVLLPTLFGWHGVVAAQSDTESYFLAFLVGLHVATAIALLIFYRQQWSRIISGFFSSLKTRKITTVDQRLAWLLVMATIPAALFGLIFEHRLRVIFAKPLAAAIFLIINGLILLLGDRLVKVGRHRRADFSLTQTTANLASLSFKDSLVIGTMQILALFAGISRSGITMVGGLWRGLDHEDAARFSFLLATPIILAAGLYKLPDLLGPNGNDVRGQILAGSLAAGLAAYLTVRFLDRFFQANRLKPFAIYCISFGLLMMLVIH
- a CDS encoding nucleoside-diphosphate kinase — encoded protein: MERTLVVVKPDGVQRGLTGEVIRRLEQTGLKVVGLKLTQVSQDMAEQHYPADREEMITGIGQKSLDDYKKLNLDAKAELGTDDPKKIGELIRSWLADYLTSGPVVALVVEGPHAIELVRKLVGNTLPLSAAPGTIRGDFSYDSAYLGNTRKRPIKNLVHASGNAAEAEFEVPLWFKTSELVSYRRSDEAPME
- a CDS encoding peptidylprolyl isomerase, translating into MAKEPDATESDKSTKSNSSKAKKSRFAAVTTKVKAATQKLPVIGRNKSEGESKPKDPKARRRTYIMTAAGVLAGVIVLLLVFGLLIYKYKSDSRLTYAVAKVVPYPAIRVGSGFVSYGEYLFEVKSIKQYYQNQPGTDTKIDFNSADGKAKLKDLKSQVIDQLKADEVTRQLIAKNKIKVTDKEVNDQLAQITQSAGGDQKVREVLTKYYGWTYNDLKRKVKFQLEKQKLQDKITSDASADAQAKAKAQDVLNQINAGGDFAELAKKYSQDSTAANGGDLGFFGRGQMVKEFEDAAFALQPGQVSGLVKTQYGYHIIKVTDKKDDQIRASHILIKTIDFDQYMQDQISKAKVSIYVKP
- a CDS encoding WhiB family transcriptional regulator, which translates into the protein MRQLIAEINTETAHTLGEESEDRRWQERSRCLGVDPDLFFPERGASEREAKGVCAGCEVRVDCLEYALRNGEKFGVWGGASERERRRMRRQRALARRRLSLV
- a CDS encoding PH domain-containing protein, which codes for MAKESKPKRGFPGQHEGEKVELVFHQHPLVMRKALIIGMLLVLLGVMIPYTQVVMLNHTTGNWKPLWFLLIIVVVIWFYAWVGWYYTVYIMTDERLIEIKQRGFFNRKVSEYGLDKIQNINYHIRGFQAVIFQFGDIVAQTFVGDVIMKMIHRPVQIHSRMIEIVRRVDSSTPFKN
- a CDS encoding DUF308 domain-containing protein, with translation MATSVSANNLWWMITLEGVAALLFGIAAIFWPGLTLVALVYIFSAYVLISGIVNMVMGIVTMGSSSWFFRLIVGLVELGVGVYLVRHPGVTAATLILLIGFMLIFRGVFGAVASFSDDEGNKTLGVVGGVLAVLAGIIVLMNPAAGGVAFVWVLGLYGLITGPLLIVVGMETKHLMEA
- a CDS encoding pitrilysin family protein, translating into MKTEITTLPNKLKIVTCEMPGARSVSVSILVAAGGRTEDFDTQGGASHFLEHILFKGTKNWPTAQQISGDIDAVGGLNNAYTSNDMTSFYIKLPKAHLGLALDILADMIMNPLFDAEEIDRERGVIIEEINWRRHDDPMQFVEVLLPPLLWPDDPLKQDVGGKDEVIRSIERQTIIDYKETFYQPGNMVVSVAGGAKHEEVVAQVKGLMGGLKAKAVPKIVPVRDRLSKDRTAIYTKPTAQAHFLIGSRAYPYLHKDDPACGVLTTILGQGMSSRLFLNVRERKGLAYSVNASRHNYVDTGIFEVYAGANIEKTDEAIMAVLEELERIRLEPVPADELQKAKNKIRGGLQMSLESNGNVADRFGTQLLLLGKIRDVDETIELVDAVTADDVQRVAADILAPKKLRMAIIASDGSSAKLKFEELIG